The Achromobacter deleyi genome has a window encoding:
- the glgA gene encoding glycogen synthase GlgA translates to MAKTRTLIVAGEAFPLAKTGGLGDAITGMARALTEARMPLAVLLPAYRGVLAKLKRVRAVATLTDLPGGDAQLLAGKCPQSGLDFLLLQNDALYDRAGIYADENGCEHPDNGVRYAALSHAAVRVAAGLPGLLRPTLVHAHDWHAGLVPLLLRAARLHDVKSVMTIHNLAFQGLFPMECADSFGIPDWARVDDGAQAWGRLNFLKAGIRYADRVTTVSHTYAREIMTPAFGCGLDDLLRRRADDLLPIPNGIDNVLWNPARDPYLRSHRYSVRDLANKVHCKAALQREFGLHPDAGATLMGMGNRLTEQKMVDVAVQALPEALDRHPALQVAILGQGDHRLEQALQAIASRYPGRCATHIGYDEGIAHRLHAGSDILLHASRFEPFGLTPLYAMRYGSVPIGSRVGGMADTIEDPGARAPLSAMASANGLLFDGDSPQAMSAAIARAMDLRGHAVLWRIMQRNAMMADFGWHSAVVLYASLYRSLVEPEYRHAAPAPAGKPAAAAIASRPRSGGAMPAPV, encoded by the coding sequence ATGGCGAAGACGAGAACCCTGATCGTAGCGGGGGAAGCGTTCCCCCTGGCCAAAACGGGCGGCCTGGGCGATGCCATCACGGGCATGGCGCGCGCGCTGACCGAGGCGCGGATGCCACTGGCCGTGCTGCTCCCGGCGTACCGGGGCGTGCTGGCCAAACTGAAGCGCGTTCGCGCGGTGGCCACACTGACTGACCTGCCTGGCGGGGATGCCCAGTTGCTGGCGGGCAAATGTCCGCAATCCGGCCTGGATTTCCTGCTGCTGCAAAACGATGCGCTTTATGACCGCGCCGGGATCTATGCCGACGAAAACGGCTGCGAGCATCCCGACAACGGTGTGCGCTACGCCGCCCTCTCGCACGCGGCCGTGCGCGTGGCGGCGGGACTGCCCGGCCTGCTGCGGCCCACTTTGGTGCATGCCCACGACTGGCACGCGGGGCTGGTGCCCCTGCTGCTGCGCGCGGCGCGCCTGCATGATGTCAAAAGCGTGATGACCATCCACAACCTGGCATTCCAGGGCTTGTTCCCGATGGAGTGCGCCGATTCGTTCGGCATCCCGGACTGGGCTCGCGTCGACGATGGCGCGCAGGCCTGGGGCCGGCTGAATTTCCTGAAGGCCGGCATCCGCTACGCCGACCGCGTCACGACCGTCAGCCATACCTACGCCCGCGAGATCATGACCCCCGCGTTTGGCTGCGGGCTGGACGATCTGCTAAGACGACGGGCCGACGACCTGCTGCCCATTCCGAACGGCATCGACAATGTGCTCTGGAATCCCGCGCGGGACCCCTATCTGCGCAGCCACCGCTACTCGGTTCGCGACCTGGCGAACAAGGTTCATTGCAAAGCGGCCCTGCAGCGCGAATTCGGGCTGCATCCGGACGCCGGCGCCACGCTGATGGGCATGGGCAACCGCCTGACCGAACAGAAAATGGTGGATGTCGCCGTGCAGGCGCTGCCCGAGGCGCTGGATCGGCACCCCGCCTTGCAGGTGGCGATCCTGGGCCAGGGCGACCACCGGCTGGAACAGGCCCTGCAGGCCATCGCCAGCCGCTATCCCGGCCGCTGCGCCACTCACATCGGCTATGACGAGGGCATCGCCCATCGCCTGCATGCCGGCTCCGACATCCTGCTGCACGCAAGCCGGTTCGAACCCTTTGGCCTGACGCCGCTCTATGCCATGCGCTACGGCTCCGTGCCGATCGGCTCGCGCGTGGGCGGCATGGCCGACACCATTGAAGACCCGGGCGCGCGCGCCCCGCTTTCCGCCATGGCATCGGCCAATGGACTGCTGTTCGATGGCGACAGCCCGCAGGCCATGAGCGCCGCCATCGCGCGGGCGATGGACCTGCGCGGACACGCCGTGCTGTGGCGGATCATGCAACGCAACGCGATGATGGCCGACTTCGGCTGGCACTCCGCGGTGGTCCTGTATGCGAGCCTGTATCGCTCGCTGGTCGAACCCGAATACCGCCATGCCGCGCCCGCACCCGCCGGAAAGCCGGCCGCCGCCGCCATTGCCTCGCGTCCACGTTCGGGCGGCGCCATGCCGGCGCCCGTCTAA